Within Hydra vulgaris chromosome 02, alternate assembly HydraT2T_AEP, the genomic segment AGAGGATATCAATAGGATAATCTTGATCCACTGCTAGAGTTGCAACATCTTGGCtttcaagtaaatttgtaaAGTGAGATTTACCTGGTAAAAAACCATGCCATAATTCTTATATATAAGAATTATGGcatggttttttatatatatatcaaattattttatatatatatcaaattttatatatatcaaattattttatatatatatcaaaattgatatatatatcaaattattgTCTTAAAGATTTCGAATGAAATCTTTaagacaataatttttttaatatcttttctaaaattttgcataTAACTGACAATAGAGAAACAGGTCTATAGTTGGAAGGATCAAGCTTAtcgtgatttttaaaaattggaactaTGTTTGAGACTTTCCATGCTTTTGGTACTACTCCCGATTTAAATAATAGCTTGAAAATATGTTCAATAGGAATACTCTGACTTAAAAAACAGGTACTCAGTACATAAGGATGGACTCCATCGTTTCCACAGGATTTGTAGTATCCATTGATTTTACAAGAATTTCTTTAAactgaatattttatttatatcatttttacaGTAAGCATGAGTAACAGGATCAAAACTCGGTAAAGCTTTGTTATCACCTTCAGTAAATTGAATATAACACTATTCTGATATAACACTATCTACACTATTCTAATATAGCACTATCTAAAAACTATAGCTGCATAACATGGAAAAACAATATAGGTGAATAAATTTGACAAACAAGGTTGCCGCAAGGATATACAATTTCAGCATGACACTATATATTGTTCTTAGAGTatgaaaaaatccattttttctgactttttattttaactttaaatagtaaattcatatataaattGAACAAACTTAGATCAGaggaaaaaatagttttgaaatttatcattttacttttaaagataaaaaaaaaaaaaattagtaatttaaaatttaattaatagtaaaaaaaaatttaaaaaaagctgttgATACGTGTTTGACATTCAATGCAGTGACTAATCCAAGACTTTTAGATATTTCAGATATGATACATCCAGGcattataaaaacttcaaattcaattatgtttataattatgttaaaaaaaaaagcttaaattaaGGTGATTGGAGCCTGGAAACAAACAATCTCCCAAATAAATAACTCCCTCTTATGTGATGgtgattatttaatattaattattaataataaatggtATTTACCATCTTGtactaaatttaattcaacAGGTTTCAAATTTCATCTAATTATCTTTTTGTGTTCAATGGTTATAACCATGCAAAGTTTCTACAACTCTCAAAATTGAGAGGGTTGGAAATTCGGTTTGATGATATGTGAAGGTTGTTTTTTTGATTCCGGACGCCAGCCATCGGCCCGCAAGgccattgaataaaaaaaaaagaggtgaTCGGCCAGTTGTCACGACCCGGTAAAAAAagccgaaaaaaaaaaaaaaaaaaagtaccgtgaaaaaaattttttgattccCTACGCCAGCCTATTAAAAACCGAGAGccgaaaaaaatgttataaatagttagagatgaaaaaaaaatgaatgagattGAGCCTTTGAACCGAGAGgcgaaatttaaaaacaattttctaaattgttcaaaatgagcatgaaaaatataatctttggAAGGATTAAAATAGATtatcaatttatattaaaaaatatattctatttaaaaaaaaattacaatgtgTTTTTCAACAAAACACAGGGAATGCAGTTCCCAcatctttctaaacaaaaatatctattaTTGTTTGAGAGACTGTTATCGAGGTTGTTATCGAGGTTGTTATTTGTGTAATTTTCAATATAATCCAAGAAATAGCGcttcatttctaaaaaaatattcaaattttaaaaaaagataactaaattataaaaaaacaaagttaaataaatttactttttgtatttttgtttatttttttttttgtattttttcttattttttttgaatcataaccataatttttagtatatttcattttttttagctataaatataataaaatatcattaaaatgtACAAAAGGTTGATAAATtacaaaatgaaattgtttaatagcccaagaaatataatttattaataattcataaaaatgatcAATTCGAAAGCGATATAATTTAtcgttaaataaataattcattttaaataaatgaaataaatgatgACATATAACAcgttgaataaaataaaattgtaaatcatCGCGAGAGCTAGAACCAACATCAGAGTAATGagtaagataataataattttcatcaTTTCCAAATATATcaaattcataatatttttgaaatctaaattctgaaagtaatttaaaatttttaaattgtcttttcaTTTGTTCCATTTCAAGTGATCTTTTAATGTTAAtaggtttttttctttaaatagttCTTTGGGTTTTTGGTCATACTAAGTCATTGTTtttaaccaatattttttttcataatcttcaAGTTTTTCTACTCTTACTATGCTCTCTATTCTTTGTACTCTTTCTATTGTTctcattttttctataaataaagatgGATATCattaatatgaataaaattttgatacatAACAAAATGATATTGATTTAAAGCCCACTGGGTATAATTTATTACACATTCGTAAAAATAATCAAGTTGTTCATTGTTAATATCTAAAGAaatataatgtaatttaaacattctaaacaaataaaatataaatctgcgttgaacaaaaaaaatgttaattccattttaaaaaataattcttcaaaaaagttgtcgaaattattatcattataatataatatatttccgAGTATTTCTTTTAAGGAttgaatttctttataaattctaTAATATGCTAAATGACTTTTACACAAGTCTTTTAATGATAGTATTGGGTTTCTTGTAAAACcatatatttttgtttgctcGCAAAACCAAGATGTattttcaagattaaaaatgtatttgttgtaGGGTTTTTTCTGTGTAATGGTTGAGTGTTAATCCAAactctaaaaaaagttataaaaattttttaatgtcatttgtATGTATAAAATGATGACATAATATAAATTCGTGTTGTTTTATTGACCATTCTATATAATTCATAATCAATTCATGTGAATCAAAAAATAAACCGAGTTCAAGATAATCGTTCTCGCTCCATTCAACAAATAATAAACGATACAACGACATTATAATGtgtctttgaaaaataaaaaactgtaaatcaGAATTTGGTTCCATAAGACAAACTATGTTTAAATTGTCAGGTaatatggaaaaatatttttcaatttctttgcCGTCAAACCATATAGAGTGACTAATTTCAGTTTTGTTgtaaatttctgaaatttgaagagtcaaacaaaacatttcttttattattctttctTTGGCTAATAATCTTATACACTTGTCTTTCAAAGTTAATGTTGATTTTcctaaaaaatgaattattttttactacgTGTATCGCATAACAAGAGAGATCGTGAGGAGAATCATAAATGActtgttcttttttattaaaccatattattgttttatttttaaatcctgTATCTGTTCTATTATCGATTTCATTTGTGAATTGTCTCATACACGTCAATAGTAAAGAGTAATTATCTTCTAGCATCATATTAGGAGTTAAAAGTGAGTTTAAGCTGAATGACATTTTATTAGTtggctaaaaaataaaaaaaatatttaaaaaaatttaatgtttataaaattcaaaGAGTTGTTGTTGTTTGGCGTTAATAACTTCACTAGGATAAAAAACTCCTTCAGGCGAATAtacatttgataattttttagattgttcGTGAGTAGGTCTGCTCTCTTTATAAGTAGGCAAACGTGTGCTCTCTTCATAAGTAGGTAAACGATgaattttattatgatattttttataaatatctctTCGTCCAATAATGTTGCATAATTccaaaacataataaaacttACTTTCTACACTTTCGTATAGACGACCATTATCGTCTtcaattatatagttttttatatattccatCACATCAATAGCATCTATTAATTTTACTTTGATTCCAAGTggtattttcattatatatttaatatgtctTACGTTGTCTTTGGTAAGTTCGTCAGCCATTTCTCTTAAATATCTTTCTGGgttcatttttttagttaatctaaaattttattatataaaatgattataaaaaatatatataaagaaagttaatacaaaaaacttaataatacaaggattaaaaaaaaaaaatttattcaatagaaacagttataaataaagtgtcatttataatataatggTTCCGTTCTTCATGATCAATAAAGCAATCAAATCCAACAGCTACATTATACTTTTGGgttggtttttcaaaacttctGGTAGTGTGTCTGTATTGATTTTGTATGGaattaaatttcaaatgatTTTCTAACGAGATTGTTTGAGAATAAACTTTATCATTATTTCGTAAAATacagttaacttttttatgaaaaggcCATTTTAAAGCAGCATCATATTCTGTTTGCATCAATCGGAAATAGATGgacataaaattttctttcctATCAAAACCATAAATTTTCATACGATATAAATAACCTTCTGAGGTGTAGATAGGTCTAGAACAATATTCTTCATTAGATAAAAGTCGTAGTTCCATTTGGTCTAATTTAATAATCTGAGTGTCTTTCCACAGATTTTGTGAAATATCCATAGATATTTCATGCTTTTCTTTGTCAAACACATTttcataagttatttttttcaactctaatacttcattgttattttcttgaatcatttgatttaattttgtaGTTTCATTATCCAGTCTTTTAAATTCACTGTCATCTTGTAGTTTAGTCAAGAAATCTTGAtacatttgatttaattttgcaatttcATTATCCAGTCTTTTAAATTCGTTATCTTCTAGTTGTTTAgtcaagatatttattttttcgtttatatttttcattgtaaCCATGCAATTGTTGGtggataattttaaataacttaaacatttcttttgatcTTCATAAATTTGCCTCTGTGTTTCTTTGTATTGTTGAAAGCATATTGTAACATGTTCTTCGTAATTTTTTTATCGATAGATGTGgaacaaataaaacataactTGGTTTTAGTTTCCAACTCAAATTCGTAATCGCATTCGTGTTCAAGAAgatcttttacttttttcttgcATACAAAACATTCATAAACAAACTTGTTAGACACGCATTCTTGTTGATGATCAATCATTTCTTTCACGGTAAACTCTATTTCACAAAAGCAGCAAGCGTACACGttattagacatttttttattagttactaaaaaaatttattatttatataaaaaatattgatgtaataataacaagttaataatttataaattaaactttttttttgtttctaataaaaaattttctaaagctTCTACGGCTTTGACCATTTCACtgtcattataatttttttttacaacgttttttactttttccactTCTTGCCGAATAAtgactattttttgttttacttctTCATATTCCATTGAGGGATTTGAATTGATTTCATCTATTAATTTTGATGATTTGTACATACTCATTAATAAATGCACAGTTTCGTTTTGAACAAAATCAACaataaccattttttaaataattgctaaaaaatacaatgcttatttaagaaatttataaataaaaaatataaaaaaatgataagaagtaaaagaaaattatctATTTCAATAACATCATTGTCTATTTTATTGTCAgtaaatgatatattttcaatattattatcagTGTTATAATCTTCTAAAATATCGCCAGGGTACATAtcttcataattattatttttcattaatatttttctaaaataaatttataaaaaaatattaaaaaattttaggtaattcgtccatattatttataacactATTTATGTAATCctctatatttatatcatttatatcgTCTATTTCAATGATCTCTTCTTCtaaattttcactttttaattcttcaaaATCCTTTTCTTGTAATTCTATTTCTTGTAATTGTTCAAAATTTATCGTTTTTTCTAAatgttctaaatttatattttcttgttttgaTAATGAGAAAAAGTCGTGTAAACATATTGTGAATTCGTTTACATATTCTCCAtagctatatataaaaaattttataaaaaaagtatacaaaaaaaaatttttatataataaatattattaaaaaaatatgcttacCAACCACAAGCTTTAAcaaattgtttcat encodes:
- the LOC136075713 gene encoding TNF receptor-associated factor 5-like, whose protein sequence is MKNINEKINILTKQLEDNEFKRLDNEIAKLNQMYQDFLTKLQDDSEFKRLDNETTKLNQMIQENNNEVLELKKITYENVFDKEKHEISMDISQNLWKDTQIIKLDQMELRLLSNEEYCSRPIYTSEGYLYRMKIYGFDRKENFMSIYFRLMQTEYDAALKWPFHKKVNCILRNNDKVYSQTISLENHLKFNSIQNQYRHTTRSFEKPTQKYNVAVGFDCFIDHEERNHYIINDTLFITVSIE